A segment of the Phalacrocorax aristotelis chromosome 5, bGulAri2.1, whole genome shotgun sequence genome:
GCACGGAGGGCTGTGAGCCCCGCTCTTGCGCGCTTCCGCCTGCTCCTGCATGCGCTTGCATGGCCCTGCACACTCTCATGTGCCTTCTTGCATGCATTCACATGTCCTCCCTTGCACGTGCACGCTCCTGCATGTCCTTGCTTGCATGTGTATGCTTTTACATGCTCTGGCACGCTTCTACATGTCCTTACTCACATGCGTATGCTTTTGCACACTCCTTTACGTCCTTGCACGCTCTGGCATGCTCTTGCACGCAAGCCGGCACCCCAGCCAAGGCCCTGCCTGCGCTGCTGCGATTAGGGTGCAGAGATGGGGCTCAGCCCAGTCCTGTGGGCCCTGATAaagctctcctgcctgctcactgcctggggGGTGCAGCGGCCGTGGGCTGTCACGGCTGTCaaggggtttgggggtgcccGGGCTTTCCTCCACCTGCACCATGCGCCCGCAGCCGGGGGCTCCTGGTGGCtctggggtgctggtggggcttCTGGCTGGGGGGCTCACCgtgagcagccccagccctgcttcccaCACCCCTCAGGGGCCCCAGCAGCCTCCTCccgcccagcccagcccccgACAGCTGCTCACAGGCATTTTTAGATACTGGTCATGTCCTATCTGTGTCTCAAATATCCCCGGGGGTGGGTGGCccccctgccagcagctgtcACCCACTTTCTGCCACAGGTGCTGGCGGAGCCCCTCCAGGCATGGTGTGAGCAGCACCCACTGCCCCTGGGGGCACCCATGTTTGGAGGGACACCCCTGGGGACCCGGCCCAGCCagccagggatgctgggtgggcTGGCAGGCCCTGGGTGGGGAAGCACCAGTGGCACGTGTGCCCTTGGCACGGCTCGGCATGGGGGTCCACACCGGCAGGGTGAGCCCCCGAGTGTGCAGCACCCAGGTGCCCCTCAACACCTGGGTGAGGGAGAGGCTAAATCCCTCTGAGCAGCTTAATCAGCAGCTCTGAGCCGCAAATCCCCACGCGCGGCAGGGACGGCAAGCTGCCGCGGTAATGCCGATGCCGGTGGCCCCCGCTCTCCCCCAGGGGCCTGTTGCCGGTAGCCGACGGCCACCCGGCCGGGGGACGCCGGGACTATGACCTCGGCGAATGACTAcgagcagctggagctgcagcagcattaCAGCCGCATCAACGTCCGCTGGGACGCGTCCGACGATGAGCTGGACAACGACAACAGCTCGGCACGGCTCTTCGAGCGCTCCCGCATCAAAGCCCTGGCAGGTCAGGAACAAGTCTGGGTCCCCTCAGTCCTCGCGGGTTGTTCCCACCGTCGGTGCTACTGTGCCCGCTCTCATTGCAGATGAGCGGGAGGCCGTGCAGAAGAAAACCTTCACCAAGTGGGTGAATTCACACTTGGCTCGCGTCACCTGCCGCATCTCGGACCTCTACATGGACCTTCGGGACGGGCGGGTGCTCATCAAGCTTCTGGAGGTGCTGTCAGGAGAGCTTCTGGTAGGACTCCCATCCAGCTGGGGACCCATGCCATGCCCCAAGACCTCTGGTGCTCCACCAAGGCTGTTGATCTTGGTGTTAACCGAGGCTCCACCAGGGttggggtggcagcagcagtgaccccgggcaggggtgggggtgccTGGCATGGAGGGGAGGGTGTTGAGCACTGTCATGCCCCAGCCAAAGCCCACCAAGGGCCGGATGCGGATCCACTGCCTGGAGAACGTGGACAAGGCGCTGCAGTTCCTGAAGGAGCAGCGGGTGCACCTGGAAAACATGGGGTCCCACGACATCGTGGACGGCAACCACCGCCTCGTCCTTGGCCTCATCTGGACCATCATCCTCCGCTTCCAGGTGGGACTGGGTGGATGGGGGACACCCCTAAGCTCAGCACCCAATGGCTCGTTCCCGAGTGGGAGCCCTCCTCCGCGGACATCCTCCTCAACCTGGGTTGTCCTTCTGCCCCCAGATCCAGGACATCATCATGCAGACGCAGGAGGGTGAGGAGACGCGCTCCGCCAGGGATGCGCTGCTGCTCTGGTGCCAGATGAAAACGGCGGGGTAGGTGTTGGGACACACACGCTGCAGCGCCAGGGTCTGGGGGTGCCCAGAGGCTGACGGTGACTCTCTGTCCCCATCGCAGGTATTCCCATGTGAACGTCACCAACTTCACCTCAAGCTGGAAGGACGGGCTGGCTTTCAACGCCCTCATCCACAGGCACAGGTAGGCAGAACTGCAGCAGGCGCCGGGACGTGCCGGGGTGGTGGTGCCACCGGGGGATGTCCCATGGCTGTGCCACCACCATCCCATGCCGTCTGTCCCCAGGCCTGAGCTATTTGACTTCCAAAACCTGACCAAATCCAACGCCCGGCACAACCTGGAGCACGCGTTCAGTGTGGCGGAGCGGCACCTGGGCATCACCCCGCTCCTCGACCCCGAAGGTGAGGCTGCCGCTGCTGACcttcctgcctcagtttccatGTTACACCCTGGGACACGCCCAGGCCCCGGGGAGGGACGGAGAGGTTTCCACCCTGTGGAAGTGGGTCTGGGTGGGAGCAAGGGAGGGACCTCACGAGGTGGTCCATGGAACCGTGGTGATGCCGGGGTAATGCAGAGGCTGGGTCAGGACTGACACCTCTCCCGCCGGGCAGATGTGTTCACAGAGAACCCTGATGAGAAGTCCATCATCACCTACGTGGTGGCCTTCTACCACTACTTCTCCAAGATGAGGCTGCTGGAGGTGGAGGGCAGGCGTCTGGGCAAGGTAGGGGCTGGcgttggggcagggggtgctgccGGGGTGCTGGTACCCAGTGCCCACCACCGGCCCCGCTGCAGGTCATTGAGCACGCCAAGGAGACAGAGCGGATGATCGAGGGCTATGGGGGGCTGGCCTCCACCCTGCTCACCTGGATCGAGCAGACTATCGCCTCCCTCAACAGCCGCAGCTTCGCCAACTCCTTGGCTGGGGTGCAACACCAGCTGCAAGCCTTCAGCACCTACCGCACTGTGGAGAAGCCCCCCAAGTAAGCACCCCCGAGCCCCCCGTGCCCGCGCAGTGGTGgtgagcacccatgggtgccccgGGCTGAGCTCTCTCTGGGGCAGGTTTCAGGAGAAGGGCAACCTGGAGGTGCTGCTCTTCACCATCCAGTCGCGGATGCGAGCCAACAACCAGCGTGTCTACACCCCACACGAGGGGCGTCTGGTCTCCGACATCAACCGGGTACGGGGCCCATCTCAGCAGCCTGGCCATGTGCCCTGCCATGCCACGGCGACACgcggctgctcctgcagcaccctgcGGCCTGGGGGCAGATCTTCGCCCGGTGTCCTGGGGACTTTGCTCCCCACGCTGTCCCAGGGCAGGTTGGGTCCATCTCCTGGGGGAAGTTGGGTCCAGCCCAAGGTAGTTCAGGTCCTAGGACAGGTTGGGTCCATCTCCCAGGGCAATTCAGGTCTATATCAGGGAAAATTGGGTCTGTTCTAGAGCAAGTCAGGCCTATCTCCTGGGGGCAGTACAAATCAATCCCAGAATGGGTCCTAGGGCAGGTTGGGTCCATCTCCTGAGGCAGTTCAAATCCATCTCAGGGCACATTGAGTCCATCCTGGGGCAGGTCAGATCCATCCCAGGGCAGGTTGGGTTCCTTCAGCCACCCTCCTCAACCCATAGGGCACGTTGAGGTTCACCAGCAGAACAAGACATGGGTGGGTAGGGGATCATGGGTGCCACCTCCATCTGGTGTCGCCTTCCCCCAGGCTTgggagcagctggagaaagcGGAGCATGAGCGGGAGCTGGCGCTGCGCACCGAGCTCATCCGGCAGGagaagctggagcagctggcaCGGCGCTTCGACCGCAAAGCGGCCATGCGGGAGGCCTGGCTGAGTGAGAACCAGCGCCTGGTGGCTCAGGTGAGACTGGGGacacccaccctggggaccGGGGCACCCTGCCGGAGCCTCACCACGGGCTTTGTGCCGGGGCAGGACAACTTTGGCCAGGACCTGCCGGCAGTGGAAGCGGCCAAGAAGAAGCATGAGGCCATTGAGACGGACACGGCCGCCTACAAGGAGCGGGTGCAGGCCATCGAGGCGGTGGCGAAGGAGCTGGAGGTGGAAGGCTACCACGATATCCAGCGTATCAATGGGCGCAAGGACAATATCCTGCGGCTCTGGGAGcagctcctggagctgctggctgcccGGCGCCAGCGCCTGGAGATGAACCTTGTCCTGCAGTATCTCTTTCAAGAGATGCTCCACAGCATTGACTGGATGGATGAAGTCAAAGTAAGCTGCAGGAATTGGGTGACGCCGTGGGTGGGGGGCCTTGGTCCCACTGGGCAGGGTGTTGGTGGGACCCCCATGAGGAGGCAGATGAGAAGCTGCGGTGCTGGTGGTAGCTTTTGGGTGGCAGTGGGTGCTCTCTGCTGCAACCAGTGGTGGCTGACAGCTGGGACTCTCCCGCAGGTGCGGCTGGGATCACCTGAATCGGGGAAGCACCTtctggaggcagaggagctgctgcagacTCACCAGCTGCTGGAGCGTGACATGGCTCTGCAGGCGGAGAAGACACGGGCCATCAGTGCTGCTGCCCTCCGCTTTGCTGACGCCGAGGGTAGGTGCACTGGGATGCCCTGGGGCTGCGGTGCAGCTTGGGGAAGCTGGGACGCCCTGCTGACGGGCACCCACCCCACTCCCTGGGCAGGCTACCGTCCCTGCGACCCCAAGGTCATCCGGGACCGCGTGAGCCACCTGGAGCTGcgccagcaggagctgcaagTGCTGGCGTCCCAGAGGAGAGCCTTGCTGGAGCAGTCCCGGTCCCTCTGGACCTGCCTCTGGGAGCTGGATGAGGCAGAGAGCTGGATcaaggagcaggagcagctctACTCCTCCCTGGACTTCGGGAAGGACCTGCCgggtgtgctgctgctccagcgCCGGCACGCCGCCTTTGAGGCCGAGCTGCGGAGCCGGGGTGGCCGGCTGGAGCGGGCGCTGGCGGCGGGAGAGGGGCTGGTGGCGGCGGGCTGGGCGGCCGGCCGGCTGCGGGAACGGGGGGCAGCGGTGCGGGCGCTGTGGGcgcagctggaggagctggcggcTTTCCGCCAGCGTGGCTTGAGCGCATCTGAGGGCTTCTTCCAGTTCCAGGCAGAGGTGGAGGAGCTGGCGGAGGGGCTTCGGGATGCCCGCCGGCGGGCAGCCGCCGAGGAGCTGGGCCAGGACGAATACCGCACCCGCGCCTTGCTGCggcagcaccaggagctgctggaggagataGCGGCCGCCCAGGAGCAGCTGGATGGGCTTGCCCAGCAAGCCGAGGGCTTCTCCCCGGAGCTGCGGGCTGGCCCCGAGGCGCAGAGCCGGCTGGTGGCCCTGCGGGAGCTGCACGCCGATGTGGCCGCCCTGGCTGAGAGGCGGGGCCGCCAGCTGCAGGATGCTCTTGACCTCTACACTGTTTTTGGGGAGAGCGATGCCTGCCACCTCTGGATGGGGTCCAAGGAGAcctggctggggcagctggaggTCCCTCAGGTGCTGGAGGATCTGGATGTAGCACAGCACAGGTAAGGGTTCTGGCAGTGGTGGTGCTGCTGTGACATGTCCCGAGGTGTGGCACGTTCTCAGCCCGGCCATCCCCGCAGGCTGGatgggctggagcaggagacAGCTGCCGTGGCTTCCCAGATCGCCGCAGTCAACCAGGCAGCCGACGGGCTGCTCGCAAGCGGGcacccccgcagcccccaggtCCGGCAGTGCCAGGAGAAGCTCAACGAGAGGTATGGTGGTGGGCAATGCTGGGGCGAGTGGGTGCCACCGGGGCAGCTGGGCCAGTCCCCACCGGCCGCATCCCCCATTATCACCCGCCTCCGCCCCGCAGGTGGGACCGATTCAGGGAGCTGGTGTCCAAGCGTCACCGAGCCGTGGGCTCGGCACTGCGCCTCCTCAACTACCGTCTGGAGTGCGAGGAGACTCGGCAATGGCTGCTGAGCAAAGCCCGGGCGGTCGAGGCCACTGCCGAGCTGGGCCGGGACCTGGCTGGCGTCTTGGCTACTCAACGCAAGCTCTACGGCATCGAGCGGGAGCTGGCGGTCGCCGAGGGCCGCTTGGCCACCCTGCGCTCCCAGGCTGACCGCCTGGCCGAGGAACGGCCCGAGGTGGCCCAGGAGGTGGCCGAGCGGCTGTCGGCTGTGACAgctgcctgggaggagctgcagaaggctttgcaggagcaggcagcctcTCTGGGGGAAGCCGGGCAGCTCCGGCGCTTCCTGCAGGACCTGGATGACTTCCAGGCGTGGCTTTTTGGTGCTCAGAAAGCCGTGGCGGCTGCTGATGAGGTGCCGGCTTCTCTGGCTGAGGCGGAGGACCTGCTGCAGCGGCACGAGGTCGCCCGGCGGGATGCGGAAGGGCATGCGGCCGCCTTCACCGCGTTGGTGGAGTCGGGAGAGCGGGTGGTGGGGGAACAGGCGGACCCCCAGTACGAGGGGCTGCGGCAGCGCCTGCGTGGCGTGGAGGCTGGATGGGCCGCCCTGGGTAGGATGGCAGAGGCCCGGCACGGCTTCCTTGTCCAGTGCCGTGGCTTCCAGGAGTTCCTCCGTGATGCCAAGCAAGCGGAGATCCTCCTCACCAATCAGGTGGGTGCCCAAGATGGGTCCTGGGGGTGTTCCCGTCTCATGAGTGCAGTGGAAAAGGTGCTGACACCCTGCTGTGCCCCCCCCAGGAGTACACACTAGCCCACCTGGAGCTGCCCACCACGCTGGAGGGCTCGGCCACCAACCTGCGCCGCTTCCAGGAGTTCTGCGCTGGCATGGAAAGCAGTGCGGAGAAGGTCCCCGAGGCGGTGGCCAGCGGCACCAAGCTGGTGGCCGAGGGAAACATCTTCTCTGAGAAGGTTGCCGAGAAGTGCCAGGCCCTCCAGGAGCGGTGAGTCCGGtgaggggctggcagcaggcaggtgggcagcgtgtgggcagcagggctgacGCTGCCCATCTCTGGTTGCCCTGCCAGGCACGAGGCCGTCACTGCGAAGGCGGAGGAGGCAGCGACTTTGCTGCAGGACAACCATGAGCTGCAGACCTTCCTGCAGAACTGCCGGGAGGTAGGGACGTGgcatggggctggtggcagtggggggtCTGTGCCAGCTGAGTCCTGATGACCCTCGCCTACAGCTCGACGCCTGGGTGGAGGAGAAGATGCTGACAGTACAGGATGCCTCCTATGGTGAAGCCCGTGGTCTCCACGGCAAGTGGCAGAAGCACCAGGCATTCATGGCTGAGCTGGCAGCCAACCAGGGCTGGCTGGAGAAGATCGAGATGGTAGGTGCCGGCACCAGTGCCTGGaagccccgcagccccctggCCAGGTGGGAAGTCCCCGTGCTGGTGTGGAGCTGCACTGTGGCAGCCACCAACCTCTTTGGTGTTgctggcaggaggggaaggagctggTGAGCCGCAAGCTGCAGTACGGCAAGGTGGTGGCGTGGCAGCTGGACGAGCTGCGGAGGCGGTGGGACGGGCTGCGTGCCGCCGCTGAGGAGAAGGGCCGGCAGCTTTTTGAGGCAAATCGCTCAACGCTGTACGCCCAGAGCTATGGGGAGCTGGagagctggctggggcaggcGAAGGAGGAGCTGCGTGCCACCGAGCAGGCCAAGGACCTCACTGCCACCAACCTGCTGCTGAAGAGGCTGATGGTGGGTGGTGGTGCCACCAGCTGAGCGTCTGGTGGGGCAGAAGGATGTTAGCACCTCACCCTATCCTTTGGGTAGTCCTccatttggggtggggggggctgagGTGCTGGGTCATGTCCCCAAACAGGGCTGGCCGGTCCCTGGCCCAGCTCTGTCCCCCCAGCTCACACGGCTCTTTCCCACCAGAGGCTGGAAGAGCAAGTGCGAGCACGGatgaaggagctggaggagctaGGGCAGCAGGGTCCCCCCCCTGCTGGGGATGTGCCGGATGCCGATGGGCATGAGCAGAGGCTCCAGCGGCGATTCCTTGACCTGCTGGAGCcactggagaagaggaggaaggagctggagaCTGCTAAGGCCATGTACCAGCTTGGACGGGATCTGGAGGATGAGAAGGTGAGCATCCTTGCCATGGCGGGGTCTGGTGTGCCAGGGGCCCCCGTGGGTGCTGCGTGGCGCTCAGCAGGTTCTCTCGCCTGCAGCTTTGGGTGCAGGAGCGGCTGCCCCTGGCAAGGTCGACGGAGCATGGCACCGACCTCCCGAGCGTGCAGCGCCTCGCCAAGAGGAATGAGGTGAGCCTGGGCACAGCGGCAGCACCCAGCCGGTCCCTTGGGGCCACCCATCCCATGGGTGAGCCCTGCCATGACTGCTCGCCCCACCGGCAGACgctgcagaaggagctggcGGGCCATGCCCCCCGCCTGGCCGAGGTGCTGAGCCGgggcgaggcggcggcggcgagcggcGATGAGCTGAGCCCGGAGCTGGAGGCACGGGTGCGGGAGCTGCGGGGGCtgtgggagatgctgcaggCGGAGGCGGCCGCCCGGCACCGGCGCCTGCGGGAGGCCAGCGAGGCTCAGCAGTACTACCTGGATGCCAGCGAAGCCGAGGCCTGGATCAGCGAGCAGGAGCTCTTCATGGGAGCTGAGGAGAAGCCAAAGGTAAGAGTGGCTATGTGTGGTGTCCCCGTGTCCTGGGCGGGGGGTCTGTGCCGTGCTCTGCTGCCATGCTGGGACATCCTATGTCAACCCAGGCCATGCCATGCTGTGCCGTTAAACTTCATTCTGTACCATGCTGCATCACACCACTACACGCCACCCTGTGCCATGCTGGGCCATTACATGGCACCCATCCCATGCCATGTCATGTCATTACATGTCATGCCATTACACAACACCCTATGCCATGCCTTTAGAGGTCATCCCACGGCATGTTGTGCCATAACAGGTCATCCTGTGCCACACCATCCTTGGCCATTGCGATCCATCCCATGCCATGCCATTACCTGCCATTACACACTACCCCACGCCATGCTatctgtgccatgccatgccatgcctaACCCCACTGGGCTTGCCCTTGCTCCCCACTGCACCGGAGAGAGGCAGGACATGCCCgcagggtgggtgctggggctgcaccCCGGTCCCCGTCCCATAGCCGTGCCAGGTGCTGATGGGCACTGCCGTGCCACAGGACGAGGAGAGCGGCTTGGTGATGCTGAAGAGACACGTCCGGCAGCAGCGATCCATCGAGGACTACGGCCAAACCATCAAGGAGTTGGCAGGGAGGGCTCAGCAGCTGCTCTCTGCCGGCCACCCTGAGGGGTAGGTGCCACCACCGCGTGTCCCCTGTCCCTCGGGGCAGCCCTAAGCACTGGGGTTGGGTGGGTGGTTCGGCTGGAGCTCTGGTGGCATTGGCTGCCCCAGCACCTCACTCCAGCTGGGCAGCATTGCCTCGGCTCCATcagggaggaggtggcagagggATGAAGGGAGCGTAGAATGGGTCCCTCCCCCCAGAAAAACCCCATTTGGCAACACGGATGGGTTGGGGGTATCTTTTCCCGGGTGAGAACTGGGGTGTCTGTGTGCCGGGGCCGCGCAGGGAGCAGATCATCCGGCTGCAGGGCCAGGTGGACAAGCACTACGCGGGGCTGAAGGAGGTGGCTGAGGAGCGCCGCCGGCGCCTGGAGAACATGTCCCACCTCTTCCAGCTGAAGCGGGAGGTGGAGGACCTGGAGCAGTGGATCGCCGAGCGCGACGTGGTTGCCTCCTCCCAGGAGATGGGGCAGGACCTGGACCACGCCACGGTGagggtgctggtgctggggtgggTACAGTGGTGCTGGTGTGCAGTTTTGGGGGGACAAACTCAACTCTTCTCTCCCCTGTGCAGCTCCTGCGAGAGAAGTTTCGGGAGTTTGCGCGGGAGACGGGCAGCGTGGGGCAGGAACGTGTAGACCGGGTGAACCTGGCCATTGAAGACCTTATTGATGCGGGGCATGCAGAGGCAGCCACCATGGCCGAGTGGAAGGACGGGCTGAATGAGAGCTGGGCTGACCTCCTGGAGCTGATTGACACCCGCATGCAGCTCCTCGCCGCCTCCCATGATCTTCACAAATACTTCTATGATGGCACTGAGCTGCTGGCCCTCATTGCCGCCCGGCGCCAGGAGCTACCCCAGGACCTGGGTGAGGATGCTGGCACGGTGGAGGCTTTCCACCGCATGCACAGCGCCTTCGAGCGTGacctccagctgctggagaCACAGGTGAGGCTGCAACCTGGAGCCGGCAGGGATGCTTGGCGCTGCCACCGCTCACACTGAGCATTCTCCATGGTCTCTGGCTCCGCTGAGTAGGTGCAGCAGTTTCGGGAGACGGCGACGCGCCTGCAGACCGCCTACGCCGGGGAGAAGGCGGCCGGCAtccaggagcaggagcaggaggtggcGCGAGCCCTGCGGGCGCTGCTGGAGGCGTGCAGCGGCCGCCGGGCCCGGCTGGTGGACACAGCCGATAAGCATCGCTTCTTTGGCATGGCACGGGACCTGCTCTCATGGATGGAGAGCACCGTCCGGCAGATTGAGACGCAGGAGAAACCCAGGTATGGCTGCACCTGGCCGGCACCTGGCACTGTTTGCCGGGACCCAGGACCAATGCCACCACCGACACCGGTACCTCTCTGTCTCCAGGGACGTCTCCTCAGTGGAGCTGCTCATGAAGTACCACCAAGGCATTAGGGCTGAGGTAGACGCCCGGAGCAAGAGCTTCACCACCTGCATTGAGCTGGGCAAGAAGCTGCTGCAGCGCAAGCACCAGGACTCGCCGGAGGTGAGAGCGGTCGGGGCCGGGGTGCAGTGGGGATGGTGCCCCCGGGGTCACCTTGTGACAGTGTCCCCTCGCAGATCAAGGCAAAGCTGGTGGAGCTGGTAGAGAACAGGAGGGCCATGATGGAGATGTGGGAGCAGCGCTGGGACAGGCTGCGGCTGCGTGAGTGCACCGGTGGCGCCGGAGGGGACCGCGGCTCGGCCGGGGGGTGGTAGTGGCTGGGAGCTGAGCgctgcccatccctgcccgCAGTGCTGGAGGTGTGCCAGTTCTCCCGGGACGCCTCGGTGGCCGAGTCGTGGCTCATGGCACAGGAACCCTACCTGGCCAGCAGTGATTATGGGCAGACAGTGGACGCAGTGGAGAAGTTGCTCAAGCGGCACGAGGCTTTTGAGAAGTCCTCGGCCACCTGGGAGGAGCGCATTGCCGCCCTGAGGAAGCTGACGACGGTGAGGAAGGCTCGGGATGGGGCATGGCTGGTTCTGGCTCGCCTCTGCCCTGCCTTAGTTTCCCCACCTCACATCCCCACCAGCCCCTAACGACTTCATCCCCTTTCCCGGCAGCTGGAGCTCCTGGGCGGGCGGACACTGAGCGAGGGGCTGGCGCGGGACGGGGCAACGCGCACCGAGGCTCCTGACTACCAACTGGATCTGGACGGGGAGCTGGAGGCCGGGTAAGAGGTCCCGGTGCCGTCTCCaggtggctgcaggagcagcctgtgTCACCTGGCTTGGCTCCTGGGCATCATTTCCAGCATCCCTCTTCTCAAACCATTAAGGGTTTTTTTAGCAATTTGCCCTTTTGGAGCAGTAAATCGATGCAGGTGAAGAGCAGAGATGAAGGTTGAGCCCCGCTGTGCTGGGGCTTTCATCCCCTGGGGGGTACGGGGGAGCAGCAGCCaatcccaggtccctgcagcTGCATTTCCCCAGCAAGCTGCCTGGGATGGGGATTTTGGGGCTGCTGTGCTCAGCTGGGGACACTGAGTgggctgcctccctgctgcaggtctgaggaagaggaggaggagaagaggaagggcGTGAGCATGCAGGATTCCTTTCCACCCACCACCGACGGACCAGAGCCGGTCAGTTCTCGACTTTagctttctctttccccagcagcacaaaAAGTCTCCTCGCATGTCCCACAAGCTCCTCGTAGACCCTGTGACCATGACTGTGACCATGGCGCGCCGacggctccccccaccccccgcccttGCCTTGTTCATTGCATTGAGTTGAATAAATGCTAAGTGACCCCAAAAAGGCTGggtgggcaggcgggtgctgcACCTTTCCCTTCGCCCCAGGTCCTGGGGTGGCTGGAGGCATCCGTGCTCGCGGTGATGAGGCTCGGGCCAGCTGGTGGAGGCTGGCACCCACGGGTGCATGGCTGTCTCTGGGCTcagggcagcagccagagctgcagcGTCTGCCCTGGGGTGGGCAGATCGTGGTCCCTATCCTTACACCATGCTGTTGGCGAGGCAGCGTGTGTCCCTGGAGAAACCCATGGGAATACCGCATGGTCCCGGCCATGTGGCACCTGGCTTTCCAagcacccagccctgggagcagggccGGCTCTGCCCCGGCACAGAGGGGACATTTGGCAGAGCCTACCCACGGACACACAGCAGCGGCGCTCCTGGCTGGCCGTGCTCACGTCAGCCCCACAGCACGTGGCCCTTGCGGCATTGTCATCCCTTGGGCATCATCACCCCATGGGGCTGTCACCTGGTGAGGCATCGTCACCCTAAGAAACATCACTGTATGGAGCATCAGCACCCTGCCAAAGACATTGTCACCCTGTGGGGCATTGTCACCCTACAAGGCATCAGCACCCTGTGCAGCATCGTCACCCCTCGGGGCATTGTCACCCTGTGTGCCAGCACCTTGTGCTCCCTGCTGACCtctcttctcctgcctgctctgcctgcttgGGGACAGGATTGCTTTCTGGTTGCTCTGCCTGCTTGGGGCAAGGAACCCCTTCTGCCTCTTCTGCCTGCCTGGGGACATGGGCATCTTCTGGCTCCTTGGGGACAAGATCACTTTCGCCTGCCTGGGGACAGGATCCCTGAGTACCTACCCAGGGCCAAGATCATTTCTGCCTGCTTGAGGACACAGCCATCTTGTGGCTTTTTGGGGACAGGGTCCCCCCTCTGCCTGCTTGGGGACACGGCCACTTTCACCTGCTTGGGGACAAGACtactgcctgcctgcctggggacacaatctttctctgcctggcctgctcagggacatggtCACTTCCCGGCTGCCAGGGACAATGTCCATCCTCCCACCCATCTCAGCAGGACACACCGCAGGACCTCCACGTactccctggggagctggcagCCATGAGCgtgtggggctggggtcccCCCCTAGGCACAGGAGGATGGGATGGGCACCCTGGGATCACCATGCCCTGGCTCTGCATCCACCCTGGCCACGCGCTTCCTGCAACACCAACCTGCTGCCCCTAGACAGGCATCCCAGCACCGACCGCAGCCCCCGACTGGATTCTGTCTGCCCGCCGGCATCCCCCACGGTCCCCAATCCTCTGGGCAGGGGACAATGCCAGGGTGGCTCCTTGCCCAGCTTGGCTCAACCCTATCACCCCAATTTTGGGGGGCCCCAGCACCATACAGAGCCCAGGGTGCAGGTCCCAGGGCTGGACCCTGTCCCAGTTGCTCACTGGGGTCCTCCCAGCAGCCCACCCGCTCCCGCGTACTGGAGCTGGTGTAGGGTCACTGGCACTACGAGCTGGGTGTGACGCTCCCGCTGCTGAGCCACAGGCTTGGGGTCCGTGAGCCCCCgttggggacagggacacatTACGGGGTGCCactgtgggaggggaagggacctcaggatgTGGCTTTTGGTGGTGGGCGGTGACACCGCAGTGTAACAGGGCCGTTGCTTTGCGGCAGCTGGCGCGGACGACAGGCGATGAGGAACCGGCATCGCCGAGCCCA
Coding sequences within it:
- the SPTB gene encoding spectrin beta chain, erythrocytic isoform X6; this translates as MTSANDYEQLELQQHYSRINVRWDASDDELDNDNSSARLFERSRIKALADEREAVQKKTFTKWVNSHLARVTCRISDLYMDLRDGRVLIKLLEVLSGELLPKPTKGRMRIHCLENVDKALQFLKEQRVHLENMGSHDIVDGNHRLVLGLIWTIILRFQIQDIIMQTQEGEETRSARDALLLWCQMKTAGYSHVNVTNFTSSWKDGLAFNALIHRHRPELFDFQNLTKSNARHNLEHAFSVAERHLGITPLLDPEDVFTENPDEKSIITYVVAFYHYFSKMRLLEVEGRRLGKVIEHAKETERMIEGYGGLASTLLTWIEQTIASLNSRSFANSLAGVQHQLQAFSTYRTVEKPPKFQEKGNLEVLLFTIQSRMRANNQRVYTPHEGRLVSDINRAWEQLEKAEHERELALRTELIRQEKLEQLARRFDRKAAMREAWLSENQRLVAQDNFGQDLPAVEAAKKKHEAIETDTAAYKERVQAIEAVAKELEVEGYHDIQRINGRKDNILRLWEQLLELLAARRQRLEMNLVLQYLFQEMLHSIDWMDEVKVRLGSPESGKHLLEAEELLQTHQLLERDMALQAEKTRAISAAALRFADAEGYRPCDPKVIRDRVSHLELRQQELQVLASQRRALLEQSRSLWTCLWELDEAESWIKEQEQLYSSLDFGKDLPGVLLLQRRHAAFEAELRSRGGRLERALAAGEGLVAAGWAAGRLRERGAAVRALWAQLEELAAFRQRGLSASEGFFQFQAEVEELAEGLRDARRRAAAEELGQDEYRTRALLRQHQELLEEIAAAQEQLDGLAQQAEGFSPELRAGPEAQSRLVALRELHADVAALAERRGRQLQDALDLYTVFGESDACHLWMGSKETWLGQLEVPQVLEDLDVAQHRLDGLEQETAAVASQIAAVNQAADGLLASGHPRSPQVRQCQEKLNERWDRFRELVSKRHRAVGSALRLLNYRLECEETRQWLLSKARAVEATAELGRDLAGVLATQRKLYGIERELAVAEGRLATLRSQADRLAEERPEVAQEVAERLSAVTAAWEELQKALQEQAASLGEAGQLRRFLQDLDDFQAWLFGAQKAVAAADEVPASLAEAEDLLQRHEVARRDAEGHAAAFTALVESGERVVGEQADPQYEGLRQRLRGVEAGWAALGRMAEARHGFLVQCRGFQEFLRDAKQAEILLTNQEYTLAHLELPTTLEGSATNLRRFQEFCAGMESSAEKVPEAVASGTKLVAEGNIFSEKVAEKCQALQERHEAVTAKAEEAATLLQDNHELQTFLQNCRELDAWVEEKMLTVQDASYGEARGLHGKWQKHQAFMAELAANQGWLEKIEMEGKELVSRKLQYGKVVAWQLDELRRRWDGLRAAAEEKGRQLFEANRSTLYAQSYGELESWLGQAKEELRATEQAKDLTATNLLLKRLMRLEEQVRARMKELEELGQQGPPPAGDVPDADGHEQRLQRRFLDLLEPLEKRRKELETAKAMYQLGRDLEDEKLWVQERLPLARSTEHGTDLPSVQRLAKRNETLQKELAGHAPRLAEVLSRGEAAAASGDELSPELEARVRELRGLWEMLQAEAAARHRRLREASEAQQYYLDASEAEAWISEQELFMGAEEKPKDEESGLVMLKRHVRQQRSIEDYGQTIKELAGRAQQLLSAGHPEGEQIIRLQGQVDKHYAGLKEVAEERRRRLENMSHLFQLKREVEDLEQWIAERDVVASSQEMGQDLDHATLLREKFREFARETGSVGQERVDRVNLAIEDLIDAGHAEAATMAEWKDGLNESWADLLELIDTRMQLLAASHDLHKYFYDGTELLALIAARRQELPQDLGEDAGTVEAFHRMHSAFERDLQLLETQVQQFRETATRLQTAYAGEKAAGIQEQEQEVARALRALLEACSGRRARLVDTADKHRFFGMARDLLSWMESTVRQIETQEKPRDVSSVELLMKYHQGIRAEVDARSKSFTTCIELGKKLLQRKHQDSPEIKAKLVELVENRRAMMEMWEQRWDRLRLLLEVCQFSRDASVAESWLMAQEPYLASSDYGQTVDAVEKLLKRHEAFEKSSATWEERIAALRKLTTLELLGGRTLSEGLARDGATRTEAPDYQLDLDGELEAGTKSLLACPTSSS